The region GGCTTCGCGGTTCGACACATTTCCGAACTCGAGGATTGAACTTCGGGTACATTAGACCTTGGGGACCGCCAGTCGAGCGATTGGCGGTCCCTGCCGGTGACGAGCACGCCGCGAGATCTGCGCGCACGCGCTTTGCCCCGTCGGGGAACCGGCGTCGCCGTGCTCGTAAGGCAACGCTTTCGGAGGGTTCCATGTTACGCTCGCGCCCACGGACGGCGGCGTTGTCTGCTTGCGTCCGGCGTTGTGTACCCGTGCTGCTGCTACCGGCGTTCGCATCGGTGTCCGCGCAGTCCGTGGGTGCGATTTCCGGCACCGTGCGCGACTCGACCGGTACGCCCATTCCCGGCGTCGAGGTCGTGTTGCTGCAGCTCAAAGGCGCGGTGCACTCCGATAGTCTCGGCGTCTTCCGCTTCCCCAGCATTGCTGCCGGAAAGCATGAGCTCCACTTCCGCCGGCTCGGCTTCGCACCGAAGTCCCTCGACACGGCGATCACAGAGGGAAAAACGCTCGCGCTCAACGTCGTGCTCGAGGCCTCGGCGACGGAAATCGAAGGCGTAACGGTCGAAGAGCTCGCGCGCCGCCGTCAAATACTCGCCGACTTCTACGACCGCAGCTCGCGGGGCTTCGGTCATTTCGTAACTCGAGAGGACATCGAGAAACGAAACCCGATGAACCTGAGTGACATGATGCGAATGATCCCCGGCGCTCGTCTCGTTCCGCTGCGCGGTGGCGGCCAAGCCACGCTGCGCTTCAACCGGGCGTCGATGGGCGGACGCGATTGTCCGCCCCAGTACTGGGTCGATGGGGTGAAGGCGTACGGCCTCAACATCGACGACATCGTCCCGCAAGACGTCGAAGGCATCGAGATCTACGAAGGCGCCGCAACGGTACCACCGCAGTTCAACACGAAGGAAGGAACCACCATCTGCGGCGTCGTCGTCATCTGGACGCGGATTCCGGGTACATAGGCAGGCTCACAACCTGCGGCATATATTGAGGCTGGCGGTTCAAGGTTAGGGTTTCATGGTTCCACCGATCGTCGGCCTCGGCCCTTCGGACGAGGTTTCGACCCGATACGACTGGCTCACTCCCGAGCGCCTCGCGCACGTGCGCGCCGTGCTCCTCGGATTGACCCTCTTTTTCGGCCTCGTCGTCTGGATCTTCCACACGCTTGGCCCCGCTACTGTCCGGGCGCCCAACTTCATCTTCAAGCTTCGCGGCGTTGGCGTGCTCACCTGGTTGTATGCGCTCGTCCAGATGGCGGATATGCGGTTTTACAACAGCCGCTTCGCGCAGCGCCGGCGCGCCCAGCTCCGGATCCCAGAGAGCCTCAACGGGTGGCTTCTCGGGCAGATGGTAGCCTGGTTCGGCATTCTCTACTACGGCCTCACCGAAGACCTTCGCTGGTTCATCGCCGGATTAGTTATCCTTGCGGTCAGCTTCTGGGCGTTCCCGGTTCGCGAGGACAGGAGTCCCTCGACCAGCGCCCGCTGAAGGTGGCGTTCGTTCGGGTCGTTGTTGCGAAGCCCAACCAATCACTTGAGTTTCCGAGGGCCAGGGCGTTTCGTCATGTTCCTGTGCCCATACGCCGCCGAAGTCGGCCGCACCGAGCTTCACTTTCGTTGAACGAGAATGCTGAACCCGTCCTCGATCGCGTTCCTGAAACGCTTGTTGGATACGCCGGGCCCATCGGGCTATGAGGCTGCCGCAGGCCGAGTGTGGCGAGAAGAGGCCGCAGGATTCACGAAACACGTGAGCACGGACGTCGCCGGCAACTGCATGGCCGAGGTGAATCCAAGCGGTACACCGACGATCATGCTCGATGGGCACCTCGACGAGATCGGTCTGATCGTGCAGTACATCGACGACGATGGGTTTATCTACGTCTCTCCCATTGGCGGTTGGGATCCGCAGGTCCTCGTTGGTCAGCGCATTCGCTTTCTTGGCCACGGCGGTGACGTCGTCGGTGTCGTTGGCAAGAAGCCGATTCACCTCATGAAGAACAGCGACCGCGAGCACGCCTCGAAGATGACTGATCTTTGGGTCGACATCGGCGCATCGAACCGCGCCGAAGTGGAGCAGCGCCTGCAAATCGGTGATGCAGGTGTGATCGATTCCAGAAGCGTCGATTTTCCCAATGGACGTCTCGTCTCGCGCTCGATCGACAACCGCATCGGCGCGTTCGTCATACTGGAGGCGCTGCGTCGGTACTCCGAGAATCCCGGATCGGCGCGGGTCGTGGCCGCTGCGACCGTACAGGAAGAAATTGCCTGGCACGGTGGCGGTGCGCTCGTTTGCGCGCATTGCATCAATCCGCAGATGGCCATCGTCGTCGACGTGACGTTCGCGACCGACCATCCGAATCTCGAGAAGAAAGAGCTCGGCGAACACAAGATGGGTTCCGGCCCGGTGGTTAGCCGCGGCGCCCTGATCTCGCCTGTGGTGTTCGATCTCATTCGCGATACGGCACAGACGAAGAAGATTCCCTTCTCAGTGCATGCGGTGGGGCGGGACACGTCGACCAATGCCGACGCGATCCACATCGCTCGAGAGGGCGTGGCGACGGCGCTCGTCTCGATTCCCAACCGCTACATGCATTCGCCTAACGAGATGATCAGCCTCGAGGACGTCGATAAAACGGCGACGCTG is a window of Gemmatimonadaceae bacterium DNA encoding:
- a CDS encoding M20/M25/M40 family metallo-hydrolase gives rise to the protein MLNPSSIAFLKRLLDTPGPSGYEAAAGRVWREEAAGFTKHVSTDVAGNCMAEVNPSGTPTIMLDGHLDEIGLIVQYIDDDGFIYVSPIGGWDPQVLVGQRIRFLGHGGDVVGVVGKKPIHLMKNSDREHASKMTDLWVDIGASNRAEVEQRLQIGDAGVIDSRSVDFPNGRLVSRSIDNRIGAFVILEALRRYSENPGSARVVAAATVQEEIAWHGGGALVCAHCINPQMAIVVDVTFATDHPNLEKKELGEHKMGSGPVVSRGALISPVVFDLIRDTAQTKKIPFSVHAVGRDTSTNADAIHIAREGVATALVSIPNRYMHSPNEMISLEDVDKTATLLAEACRAVPATIDLTAR
- a CDS encoding TonB-dependent receptor yields the protein MLRSRPRTAALSACVRRCVPVLLLPAFASVSAQSVGAISGTVRDSTGTPIPGVEVVLLQLKGAVHSDSLGVFRFPSIAAGKHELHFRRLGFAPKSLDTAITEGKTLALNVVLEASATEIEGVTVEELARRRQILADFYDRSSRGFGHFVTREDIEKRNPMNLSDMMRMIPGARLVPLRGGGQATLRFNRASMGGRDCPPQYWVDGVKAYGLNIDDIVPQDVEGIEIYEGAATVPPQFNTKEGTTICGVVVIWTRIPGT